From a region of the Candidatus Brocadia sp. genome:
- the bamD gene encoding outer membrane protein assembly factor BamD, translating to MTYPDAAVREFINKNFIPLQINVQSGSDLPGKYRAFWTPTILVLDSLGIEYYRFNGFLPPEEFLPQLHFGLAFMALERQDYKTASAQLKATVDRYPRSDIAPEAQYWYGVSEYKGSHNVDALLQAWRKIRKDYPQSIWAKKVSFVKD from the coding sequence GTGACGTACCCTGATGCAGCAGTAAGAGAATTCATCAATAAAAATTTCATTCCTTTACAAATCAACGTGCAAAGCGGTTCTGATCTTCCCGGCAAATACCGGGCATTCTGGACCCCAACAATTCTTGTGTTAGATTCCCTGGGCATCGAATATTACCGGTTTAATGGTTTTTTGCCACCTGAAGAATTCCTGCCGCAATTACACTTTGGATTGGCTTTCATGGCGCTGGAAAGACAGGATTACAAGACTGCCAGTGCACAGTTGAAAGCAACGGTTGACCGGTATCCCAGGAGTGACATTGCCCCGGAGGCACAGTATTGGTATGGTGTTTCAGAATACAAGGGTTCTCACAACGTGGATGCGTTATTACAGGCATGGAGGAAAATCAGGAAAGATTATCCTCAAAGTATTTGGGCAAAGAAGGTGTCCTTTGTAAAGGATTGA
- a CDS encoding DUF6345 domain-containing protein, whose translation MRDRRIALLIIIIISVCTIACGCKKKARLYGVTTWNAGCAATNLPWWDDMGLAWYNEIANTAHSGAYAQDGQTIDGNVVDSLFTDTGLVNWGNDHNNIDVADAALIFMHGSESNDRWQGSVRVDEAGAGDCQTWQGDMRFGNTNLKFLHLSSCNSMDDNQWADRWWESFSGLHQVDGFHGFMWIGSDLVSDYEDFASDAFTATIADAWLDNMYHADISGTDDQCPVAYAVGVNSDDTWNRIGAERYNNVLSNPTSVGYWGTIYFENCDPANEDTIGTGID comes from the coding sequence ATGAGAGACCGAAGAATTGCCTTACTCATAATCATCATAATCTCTGTGTGCACCATTGCATGCGGATGTAAGAAAAAAGCAAGACTCTACGGCGTAACAACGTGGAACGCAGGCTGCGCGGCCACGAACCTTCCCTGGTGGGATGACATGGGGCTTGCCTGGTATAATGAGATCGCCAATACCGCGCACTCCGGGGCATACGCTCAGGACGGCCAGACCATCGACGGCAATGTCGTAGACAGCCTGTTCACCGATACCGGTCTGGTAAACTGGGGAAACGATCACAACAACATTGATGTTGCAGACGCTGCCCTCATCTTCATGCACGGCAGTGAAAGCAATGACCGCTGGCAGGGCAGTGTCAGGGTCGATGAGGCAGGCGCAGGAGATTGTCAAACCTGGCAGGGGGATATGCGCTTTGGCAACACCAATCTCAAGTTTCTCCATCTCTCCTCCTGCAACAGTATGGACGATAACCAGTGGGCCGACCGGTGGTGGGAATCCTTCAGCGGCCTGCATCAGGTGGATGGTTTTCATGGTTTCATGTGGATCGGGTCGGATCTGGTCAGCGATTACGAAGACTTTGCATCCGATGCCTTCACCGCCACAATCGCAGACGCCTGGCTTGATAATATGTACCATGCGGATATCAGCGGCACGGATGACCAGTGCCCGGTGGCATACGCGGTGGGGGTCAACAGCGATGACACCTGGAACAGAATCGGCGCCGAACGGTATAACAACGTGCTTTCCAATCCCACCAGCGTAGGATACTGGGGAACCATTTATTTCGAGAACTGCGATCCCGCAAACGAAGACACCATCGGCACGGGTATCGATTGA
- a CDS encoding tetratricopeptide repeat protein — protein MKLSFENVLNRLKDVKKIVSASSKNTFIKTDKQLSVILIATFGVSVVALFCYWFFKEKPYYDTLLAEKDELINSLKFTRDKQKKIHENAVDAYEKKLATEYVSKSIYDDKINDYEQKLTSFRNDYVHKDELTKQAADLENRLKEESLAKEQQVKSDYEQKITTLEQKTSLLEDKNLGLKTTLKEATDFIREEKEMLEETLVLERKKAFIPSLIIAETKNRIVDANTLKKLVAIKNKLRRIEEMNIALKPDTYFEMGIVSYYNKQPGEAIELWENAISLNKNNFKTYICLGVVYTEQKMADNAVKILQRAIEINPKYSTLHLVLARVYEHKEALDDAIYEYSRVLELNPESIDLYNTLGTLYEKKGLNEEARKSFAQYEKLKGIKK, from the coding sequence ATGAAATTGTCCTTTGAAAACGTATTGAACCGTCTTAAAGATGTCAAAAAAATAGTTTCCGCCTCTTCAAAAAACACCTTCATCAAAACGGACAAACAGCTTTCTGTTATTCTGATTGCGACCTTTGGCGTTTCCGTGGTTGCGCTTTTTTGCTACTGGTTTTTTAAGGAAAAACCTTACTACGATACCCTGCTTGCAGAGAAAGATGAATTGATAAACTCCCTCAAATTTACCCGCGACAAACAAAAGAAAATTCACGAGAATGCCGTGGATGCGTATGAAAAAAAATTAGCCACGGAATATGTGTCAAAATCCATTTACGATGACAAGATAAACGATTATGAACAAAAACTAACGTCTTTCAGGAATGATTATGTTCATAAAGATGAACTCACAAAACAAGCTGCTGATTTGGAAAATCGCCTGAAGGAAGAATCTCTGGCCAAAGAACAGCAGGTAAAGAGCGATTACGAACAAAAAATCACAACGCTGGAACAAAAAACATCTCTCCTGGAAGACAAAAATCTCGGCCTGAAAACGACGCTGAAGGAAGCGACCGATTTCATCAGGGAAGAGAAAGAAATGCTGGAGGAAACGCTCGTATTGGAAAGAAAAAAGGCATTCATTCCTTCTCTGATCATTGCTGAAACCAAAAACCGGATAGTGGATGCCAATACGTTAAAGAAACTGGTGGCGATAAAAAATAAATTGCGGCGCATTGAAGAAATGAATATTGCGTTAAAGCCCGACACCTATTTTGAGATGGGTATCGTCTCTTACTACAACAAACAACCGGGGGAGGCCATCGAGCTCTGGGAGAATGCCATCTCTCTCAATAAAAACAATTTCAAAACATACATTTGCCTTGGTGTCGTCTATACCGAACAAAAGATGGCAGATAATGCCGTCAAAATCTTGCAACGCGCGATTGAAATTAATCCGAAATATTCGACGCTCCATCTGGTGCTTGCCCGCGTGTATGAGCACAAAGAGGCCTTAGACGACGCTATTTATGAATATTCCAGGGTGTTGGAACTTAATCCGGAAAGCATTGATCTTTACAATACCCTTGGGACGCTTTATGAGAAGAAGGGGCTGAATGAGGAGGCCAGGAAATCGTTTGCCCAGTATGAAAAATTAAAGGGGATAAAAAAATAA
- the amrB gene encoding AmmeMemoRadiSam system protein B, with the protein MIIRQPAVAGSFYSDNPTQLQSDIEGFVVRDCDKQPVLGVISPHAGYIYSGRVAGNLYSRITIPDTVVILAPNHTGYGAPYSIWPGGQWRTPLGDVTIDEVVVEELTDACSLLEKDRAAHLYEHAAEVQIPFIQYFNPRSEIVVIVLSARSVEDLKNIGKKLSQVLQKLRPHALVVASSDMTHHESQASANRKDKIAIGEVLAMNEDALYSKVREMNITMCGIYPAVTMLVCSKERGAKRAELVRYETSGDITGDYDHVVGYAGIIVR; encoded by the coding sequence ATGATAATACGACAACCAGCGGTAGCAGGGAGTTTTTACAGTGACAACCCAACCCAGCTGCAGAGCGATATAGAAGGTTTTGTGGTCAGGGATTGTGATAAACAGCCCGTTTTAGGCGTAATCTCCCCGCATGCCGGGTATATTTATTCAGGGCGCGTCGCAGGAAACCTTTACTCAAGGATTACTATCCCTGATACCGTAGTTATCCTGGCGCCCAATCATACCGGTTACGGGGCGCCTTATTCCATCTGGCCCGGCGGGCAGTGGCGCACCCCGCTTGGAGACGTAACGATTGATGAAGTGGTTGTGGAGGAATTGACCGATGCCTGCAGCCTGCTTGAAAAAGACCGTGCGGCACATTTGTACGAGCATGCCGCTGAGGTGCAGATACCCTTTATCCAGTACTTTAATCCCCGCAGTGAAATTGTGGTGATCGTTCTCTCTGCCCGGAGCGTTGAAGACCTTAAAAACATAGGAAAGAAGCTATCTCAGGTATTACAGAAATTACGCCCTCATGCCCTTGTGGTGGCCTCGTCCGACATGACGCATCATGAATCACAGGCATCGGCTAACCGAAAGGATAAGATTGCCATTGGCGAGGTTTTAGCCATGAATGAGGACGCGTTATACAGCAAGGTGCGTGAAATGAACATTACGATGTGCGGTATTTATCCGGCAGTTACCATGCTGGTTTGCTCAAAGGAACGGGGGGCGAAGAGGGCAGAACTCGTCCGGTACGAAACCAGCGGCGATATTACCGGCGATTATGACCACGTCGTAGGCTATGCAGGAATAATAGTGCGGTAA
- a CDS encoding succinate dehydrogenase iron-sulfur subunit produces the protein MQTHETVVFQIFRFHPEQDAKPYFQEYEIPFLRKDLTVLEGLYYIQQRLDDSLAFRSSCRAAICGSCAMHINGKYRLACNTPVLKLKSGKITIRPLAHMPLVKDLVVDMKSFWEKYEQMKPYLMPGKPFPASGERLQRPEERAKVDALIDCILCACCHSSCPVTALHEKYLGPMAFLTADRFVSDTRDGAHEERLAMVDDEHGVWRCHTVFNCQEVCPKDLDPSGSIAHLKMEILKHKIQQKCF, from the coding sequence ATGCAAACACACGAAACGGTTGTTTTCCAGATTTTCCGGTTTCATCCGGAACAGGATGCGAAGCCATACTTTCAGGAATATGAAATCCCTTTTCTCCGGAAGGACCTGACGGTATTAGAGGGGCTTTACTACATTCAGCAGCGGCTGGATGATTCACTTGCGTTCCGGTCTTCCTGCCGGGCGGCCATCTGTGGTTCGTGCGCCATGCATATCAACGGAAAGTATCGCCTTGCCTGCAATACCCCGGTACTGAAACTCAAATCGGGCAAGATTACCATTCGTCCCCTTGCCCATATGCCGCTGGTGAAAGACCTGGTGGTGGACATGAAATCGTTCTGGGAAAAGTATGAACAGATGAAGCCGTACCTGATGCCCGGTAAGCCGTTTCCCGCAAGTGGGGAACGATTGCAGCGTCCGGAAGAAAGAGCAAAGGTGGACGCGCTGATCGATTGCATCCTCTGCGCCTGCTGTCATTCCTCGTGTCCGGTCACTGCATTGCACGAAAAATATCTTGGCCCTATGGCGTTTCTTACGGCAGACCGGTTTGTGTCAGACACCAGGGATGGAGCGCATGAAGAGCGTCTGGCGATGGTAGACGACGAACACGGCGTGTGGCGCTGCCATACCGTCTTCAACTGCCAGGAGGTTTGCCCAAAGGATCTTGATCCGAGCGGTTCCATCGCTCATTTGAAAATGGAAATTCTGAAGCACAAAATCCAGCAGAAATGTTTTTAA
- a CDS encoding PAS domain-containing protein: MNPLASIRGKLLVLTLCISSLPIATISTIYYLTAKHTLRRQVLEQLKAVAASKRLHIQAFMEIKKMRTADFSSDGFIQNSLETIIRKNAGRGSRAGNLNRYLAKKKLPLDGHLIAIAIADRDGKVVASTNKTLIGRDMSAQEIFLQAKNLDYGQTYMKPRHASYLAANCILSSAPIRSQQNAEALGILINAYYFTGLNDITTNRVGLGETGEAYLVNRDKVILTESRFIGQAPFQLVVDTEPIRRILEKNQEMVGIYPDYRGVPVVGTSMDIPEYGWTLLTEIDEAEVFASLKTIGVIALIIGIAGAAVAAGVGIAFATSLSRPIKDFARKAETFGRGKLDYRIEVNRRDEIGDLASSFNAMADALSKEITEHKRFAEALRKSKEQSQAILDNTSAVIYLKDTSCRYLLINRQYEKLFHVTKEEVVGKTDYDLFPKENADAFRLNDQKVLETRRSMVVKELAPHDDGMHTYISLKFPMYDTVEGLYGVCGISTDITGK; the protein is encoded by the coding sequence ATGAATCCGCTTGCATCCATTAGGGGCAAATTGCTGGTATTAACCCTCTGCATCTCGTCCTTGCCAATAGCGACCATTTCAACGATATATTACCTCACCGCCAAACACACTCTCCGGCGCCAGGTTTTGGAGCAATTAAAGGCAGTTGCAGCTTCAAAAAGGCTTCACATCCAAGCTTTTATGGAGATTAAAAAGATGCGAACCGCGGATTTCAGCTCCGATGGGTTCATACAAAACAGCCTTGAGACAATCATCCGGAAAAATGCTGGCAGAGGAAGCCGCGCTGGCAATCTGAACAGATACCTTGCAAAAAAGAAGTTGCCGTTAGACGGGCATCTTATCGCAATTGCTATTGCGGACAGAGACGGCAAGGTTGTTGCCTCTACCAATAAAACGTTAATAGGCAGGGATATGTCCGCCCAGGAAATATTTTTGCAAGCGAAGAATTTGGACTACGGTCAAACCTATATGAAACCACGACATGCTTCATATCTTGCAGCAAATTGTATCTTAAGCAGCGCACCCATTCGCTCGCAACAAAACGCCGAAGCGCTTGGTATTCTTATCAATGCTTATTATTTCACGGGCCTGAATGATATAACAACCAATCGCGTCGGATTGGGAGAAACCGGCGAAGCATATTTAGTTAACAGAGACAAGGTAATCCTTACCGAGTCAAGATTTATCGGGCAGGCGCCATTTCAACTGGTTGTGGATACAGAACCCATTCGCAGGATTCTTGAAAAGAATCAGGAAATGGTTGGAATCTATCCGGATTACCGGGGGGTACCGGTTGTCGGCACGTCAATGGATATCCCGGAATATGGGTGGACACTTTTGACAGAGATAGATGAAGCCGAGGTCTTTGCATCATTAAAGACCATAGGTGTGATTGCCTTGATTATAGGGATAGCTGGCGCTGCCGTGGCGGCGGGTGTGGGAATAGCATTTGCTACTTCACTGTCACGCCCTATTAAGGATTTTGCCAGGAAAGCAGAGACATTCGGACGCGGAAAATTGGATTATCGGATAGAGGTTAATCGCAGGGATGAGATTGGCGACCTTGCCAGCAGTTTTAATGCTATGGCTGATGCGCTCTCAAAGGAAATCACAGAACACAAGCGCTTTGCGGAGGCGCTGCGCAAGAGCAAAGAACAGTCGCAGGCGATTCTTGATAACACGTCTGCGGTTATTTATCTTAAAGATACCTCGTGCCGTTATCTCCTTATCAATCGTCAATACGAAAAACTCTTCCATGTAACGAAAGAAGAGGTTGTGGGGAAAACAGACTACGATCTCTTTCCGAAAGAAAATGCCGATGCCTTCCGGCTGAATGATCAAAAGGTGCTTGAAACACGGCGATCCATGGTGGTTAAAGAACTCGCCCCGCATGACGACGGGATGCATACGTATATTTCATTAAAATTTCCCATGTATGATACCGTGGAAGGTCTTTACGGCGTGTGTGGTATCTCTACAGACATCACCGGCAAGTAA
- a CDS encoding ferritin family protein, giving the protein MPYETKSILETAISEEIKASRFYSSLALQMEEKGVRLKFEDMAAVEMSHYELLFSYYEKKYHQRPVVQETGKLKIVRPETPPKTASFADAIKIIMDTEFKAYAFYQKAAASATDGKEQEMFAMLARVEQSHYEYFRTEYHYATEATIRFASEDIPWMMEVS; this is encoded by the coding sequence ATGCCATATGAAACAAAAAGTATTTTGGAAACAGCCATTTCTGAGGAGATCAAGGCAAGCCGGTTTTACTCAAGCCTGGCGCTCCAGATGGAAGAGAAGGGGGTGCGTCTCAAGTTTGAGGACATGGCCGCTGTTGAAATGAGCCACTATGAATTGCTCTTCTCGTATTATGAGAAAAAATACCACCAGCGCCCCGTTGTGCAGGAAACGGGAAAATTAAAGATTGTACGGCCTGAAACCCCACCCAAGACGGCTTCCTTTGCAGACGCTATTAAGATTATTATGGATACGGAATTCAAGGCATATGCGTTTTATCAAAAGGCCGCTGCATCCGCAACCGACGGAAAGGAACAGGAAATGTTTGCCATGCTTGCCAGGGTTGAACAGTCTCATTATGAATATTTCAGGACAGAATACCATTATGCCACCGAAGCCACGATTCGTTTTGCCAGCGAAGACATCCCCTGGATGATGGAAGTGTCGTAA
- a CDS encoding NAD+ synthase, producing the protein MMGNDRKFLSISSGAILAIRIKDYKVFNFFSAMKHQKKNLFAKDTLTDYIKSMKIALAQINQTIGDFQRNTEKICSFIERARNLDADLVIFPELAVTGYPPKDFLDIPAFIDDNLRALDKIASYVSGISAVVGFVDRNKRHHGKLVHNAAAFIQDHKIVSVHHKSLLPTYDVFDECRYFEPAHQIVPVKFMDCTLGISICEDIWNDEEFWARPRYEIDPIKNLISQGADVMINVSSSPFAVGKHDTIRLRMLIHDAMKYNVPFVFINQVGGNDDLVFDGNSMIINARGKLIAQASMFQEDLVVADIENPLVQIPPNAYSDIETVHMALTAGLRDYVTKCGFQKVVIGLSGGIDSAVTAALAVGSLSNQNVIGVLMPSQFSSPGSVDDAVRLSRNLGISYKIIPIQDTFETYQKTLETEFQGSSFDITEENLQARIRGNILMALSNKYGYLVLATGNKSELAVGYCTLYGDMSGGLALISDVPKTMVYELARYINREKEIIPQNSITKPPSAELRPNQFDQDSLPPYDVLDGILKAYVEEARGVGEIIRMGFDEKIVREIIRKVNRNEYKRRQAAPGIKVTSKAFGSGRRMPIAHNFLC; encoded by the coding sequence ATGATGGGAAATGATAGAAAATTTCTTTCCATTAGCAGCGGGGCTATTTTAGCAATACGTATTAAAGATTACAAGGTTTTTAATTTCTTTAGCGCAATGAAACATCAAAAGAAAAATTTATTTGCGAAAGATACCCTTACCGATTACATTAAAAGCATGAAAATTGCCCTGGCACAGATTAATCAAACAATCGGTGATTTTCAAAGGAACACCGAAAAAATCTGCTCCTTTATTGAACGCGCCAGGAATCTGGACGCGGATCTCGTTATCTTTCCGGAGTTGGCCGTTACGGGCTACCCTCCCAAGGATTTTCTTGATATTCCTGCCTTCATAGACGACAACCTCAGGGCTCTTGATAAAATAGCCAGCTACGTATCCGGTATTTCAGCCGTTGTGGGCTTTGTCGATAGAAACAAGCGGCATCATGGCAAGCTGGTCCACAATGCGGCTGCATTCATTCAGGATCACAAGATTGTTTCTGTCCATCACAAGTCACTCCTGCCGACATACGATGTCTTTGACGAGTGCCGCTACTTTGAGCCCGCGCATCAGATTGTGCCCGTAAAGTTCATGGATTGCACGCTGGGGATATCAATCTGCGAAGATATATGGAACGATGAAGAATTCTGGGCCCGGCCACGGTATGAAATCGATCCGATCAAAAACCTGATCTCTCAGGGTGCAGACGTTATGATTAATGTCTCTTCATCACCCTTTGCCGTGGGGAAACACGACACGATCAGACTGCGGATGCTGATACACGATGCCATGAAATATAACGTCCCCTTTGTCTTTATCAACCAAGTGGGCGGCAATGACGACCTTGTTTTCGATGGAAACAGTATGATAATAAATGCCCGGGGGAAGCTGATCGCCCAGGCATCCATGTTTCAGGAGGACCTGGTGGTAGCCGACATAGAAAATCCATTGGTGCAAATACCGCCCAATGCCTACTCCGATATCGAAACGGTGCATATGGCCCTGACTGCAGGGCTTCGGGATTATGTGACAAAGTGCGGTTTTCAGAAGGTGGTCATTGGCCTGAGCGGGGGCATCGATTCTGCCGTAACTGCGGCGCTCGCTGTAGGGTCGCTGAGCAATCAGAATGTCATCGGAGTACTCATGCCGTCCCAATTTTCTTCACCGGGTAGTGTTGATGACGCGGTAAGACTTTCCCGGAATCTTGGTATTTCCTATAAGATCATACCAATTCAAGACACCTTTGAAACGTACCAGAAAACCCTGGAGACCGAATTTCAAGGGAGCTCCTTTGATATTACGGAAGAAAATCTCCAGGCGCGCATTCGTGGCAATATCCTCATGGCCCTTTCCAATAAGTATGGATACCTTGTTTTGGCCACGGGAAATAAGTCGGAACTGGCCGTGGGCTACTGCACCTTGTACGGTGACATGAGCGGCGGACTGGCCCTGATCTCTGATGTCCCGAAAACGATGGTGTATGAACTCGCGCGATATATAAATCGGGAAAAGGAGATTATCCCGCAGAATTCTATTACCAAGCCCCCTTCCGCGGAATTGAGACCCAATCAATTCGATCAGGACAGCCTGCCCCCTTACGATGTGCTGGATGGCATCCTGAAGGCGTATGTGGAAGAAGCCAGGGGCGTCGGGGAAATTATTCGCATGGGGTTTGATGAAAAGATTGTGCGTGAGATTATCAGAAAGGTAAACAGGAATGAATACAAGAGGCGGCAGGCTGCGCCGGGTATCAAGGTTACTTCCAAGGCATTTGGATCAGGCAGGCGCATGCCCATTGCCCATAATTTTCTGTGTTAA
- a CDS encoding TIGR00730 family Rossman fold protein, translating into MGDTPSIKRICVFCGSRRGARPEYTATARQLGKVMVSQGIGLVYGGGSIGLMREIADAVLREKGEVIGVIPHALVSKEFAHAGLTELRVVSSMHERKAMMAELSDAFIAMPGGFGTFDELFEILTWAQLGLHTKPIGLLNTDGYFDLLLAFIQHVLKERFIQTKHRRLIMTSHDPEKLLAEIIRCTPPAKIPRLIDWKET; encoded by the coding sequence ATGGGTGATACTCCTTCGATAAAACGTATCTGTGTCTTTTGTGGCTCCAGGCGCGGCGCACGGCCAGAATATACCGCCACTGCCCGGCAACTTGGCAAGGTCATGGTCTCGCAGGGAATCGGGCTTGTCTACGGGGGGGGGAGTATTGGCCTGATGAGAGAGATAGCAGACGCCGTTTTGCGGGAGAAGGGCGAGGTTATTGGCGTAATTCCCCATGCCCTCGTCTCGAAAGAGTTTGCGCACGCCGGCCTGACGGAACTCCGCGTGGTATCAAGTATGCACGAGCGAAAGGCTATGATGGCAGAACTCTCCGATGCCTTCATTGCCATGCCCGGCGGTTTTGGCACATTCGATGAGCTTTTTGAGATACTCACCTGGGCACAACTGGGTCTCCATACGAAACCCATTGGACTGCTCAACACAGACGGCTATTTTGATCTGCTGCTGGCCTTTATCCAGCACGTATTGAAGGAACGCTTCATACAGACCAAACATCGCCGTTTGATTATGACATCTCACGACCCTGAGAAACTCCTGGCTGAGATTATCCGTTGTACCCCTCCCGCAAAGATTCCCCGACTGATTGACTGGAAAGAAACCTAA
- the murI gene encoding glutamate racemase, translating to MKNPGTPSPIGVFDSGIGGISVLAELIKALPWEKFVYFADTLHSPYGTKPEEAVRSLSLKVTEFLAGMGIKSLVVACNTATSAAINEIRRMCPFPVIGMEPAIKPAVELGSAGKILVMATPLTLKSRKFNELVHHYQHRAEIVPVPCVGLVEIIERNPSCSQEVEAYLSHLFSSVSAEDISAIVLGCTHYVLIKKEIAHVVGDKITIIDGNSGTARRLRTVLQNARLLNTVNAEKSPIPVMAQVTFYISGIEREERLAQCKQLLRKEGIFCEEPVS from the coding sequence ATGAAAAATCCAGGAACTCCATCACCGATAGGGGTCTTTGATTCTGGTATTGGCGGCATCTCGGTCCTCGCTGAGTTAATTAAGGCGCTGCCCTGGGAGAAGTTTGTCTATTTTGCCGATACCCTGCATTCCCCCTATGGGACGAAACCAGAGGAGGCGGTCCGGTCGCTCTCTCTAAAAGTTACCGAATTTCTTGCCGGTATGGGCATTAAATCCCTGGTTGTCGCGTGCAACACGGCCACAAGCGCCGCCATTAACGAGATCCGGAGGATGTGTCCGTTTCCGGTGATTGGCATGGAACCTGCCATAAAACCGGCGGTGGAACTTGGATCTGCCGGTAAAATTCTTGTTATGGCCACCCCGCTGACGTTGAAAAGCAGGAAGTTCAATGAACTCGTGCATCATTACCAGCATCGCGCTGAGATCGTGCCGGTTCCCTGTGTTGGGCTGGTGGAGATCATTGAAAGAAATCCGTCCTGCAGCCAGGAAGTTGAAGCGTATCTTTCCCATCTCTTTTCATCAGTAAGCGCTGAGGATATTTCCGCCATCGTCCTGGGTTGCACGCATTATGTCCTGATAAAAAAGGAGATCGCGCATGTTGTTGGGGATAAGATTACCATTATCGATGGGAATTCCGGAACTGCCCGGCGCTTACGAACCGTGCTCCAGAATGCCCGTCTCCTGAACACGGTGAATGCAGAAAAATCTCCTATTCCGGTAATGGCGCAGGTGACATTTTATATCTCAGGAATTGAAAGGGAAGAGAGGCTGGCGCAGTGCAAACAATTACTCCGGAAGGAAGGGATTTTCTGTGAAGAACCTGTTTCATAA
- a CDS encoding carbonic anhydrase family protein, translated as MKTFKQVLLTSAIVFLSFIAATSLFAGVGEHLPPDHWDYEGEKGPDHWGELKRKYCKCRIGNMQSPINISITKKAKLNDIIFHYNPTPLRIINNGHTIQVNYKRGSSISIGHRTFELIQFHFHTPSEHLINGKSYAMEAHLVHRGKHGRLAVVAILIEEGHGNAFIETLWSNFPKEMGEEHIVSDVRICASQLLPKNTTAYYKYTGSLTTPPCSEIVSWFILKSPIEVSKTELSKFTSLFKHNARPIQPVHGRVVKENLVHS; from the coding sequence ATGAAGACTTTTAAACAGGTTCTTTTAACCTCTGCAATTGTATTTCTTTCCTTTATCGCCGCAACGTCTTTGTTCGCCGGCGTTGGTGAGCACCTTCCTCCAGACCATTGGGATTACGAAGGTGAAAAGGGGCCCGACCATTGGGGTGAGCTAAAACGCAAATATTGTAAGTGCAGGATCGGAAATATGCAGTCGCCAATTAATATTTCCATAACAAAAAAGGCCAAACTGAACGACATCATCTTTCATTACAACCCAACCCCCTTAAGGATCATAAATAACGGCCACACCATTCAGGTCAACTATAAAAGAGGAAGCTCAATTTCTATCGGTCACAGGACGTTTGAACTTATACAGTTTCATTTTCATACACCAAGTGAACATTTAATAAACGGAAAATCTTACGCCATGGAGGCGCATTTAGTACATAGGGGAAAGCATGGAAGATTAGCGGTTGTTGCCATACTCATTGAGGAAGGACATGGAAATGCATTCATTGAAACACTGTGGAGTAACTTTCCGAAAGAAATGGGTGAAGAGCATATTGTCTCTGATGTAAGGATATGCGCAAGCCAACTCCTTCCGAAGAATACCACAGCATACTATAAATATACTGGTTCTCTTACCACCCCACCGTGCAGCGAAATTGTGAGTTGGTTTATCTTGAAGTCGCCAATTGAGGTATCAAAAACGGAGTTGAGCAAGTTTACCTCACTGTTCAAACATAACGCAAGACCAATTCAGCCCGTTCATGGACGGGTCGTTAAGGAAAATTTGGTTCATTCGTAA